In Panicum virgatum strain AP13 chromosome 5K, P.virgatum_v5, whole genome shotgun sequence, the genomic window CCGAGGGGTCCAGGAGCCGTAGTGTTCGCAAAGGTGGTGGAGGATGGGGAGGGAAAGGGAGacggagagggaggggtggaggaggaggtagtgggagtggtggaggaggtaaggtgaggagggggaggagggagaggaccccTTCTCCTgtagaggacgaggaggaggaggaggaggagagggtggaggaccaggggagcgaggaggaggaggaggagcatgtgcaggggaggaggaggagcatgtggagggggacgaggaggaggccgaggagggggtGGCAGGAGATGAGCGGGTGGTGTGGTTGCGTGGACCGTCGCAACTCCCGCGACGTCCGATACCTCTAGCGAGACGCCCGATGATTCGGCCACTAGAGTCTAAGTAAGTATGTTAGTacttatttattatgcattacATATATTTAAAATTGCAATACTAACTAAAATTTTACCTTAAACACTCTTGCAGGGGGCGCGCAAACGGAAACCAAATGGTATCTTGGGTCTTTTGTGCCGGCTGCACTTCTCCGGGCTCGTGATGCATACCGGGGTGCTAGAGCTGGCatacacgtgggaccactacatggcCAGCCCGGACGCTACTGATCGCGAAGGAAGGAACTTCACCACCAAAGCGAGGCGGGTGGTCGGGGAGTTGTGGGTAAGTCATCCTCGCACTAAAATGGTTGAAATATCGCATTCTGTTTCAATTTTTGGAATAATGATTGCAATTATCTTGTGGGtatatatgcaggatttctacaggtaCGAGGAAGGCTATGAGGCTCGGGCGAACGAGCTGGCTCACCATGCTTGCTACAAGCtggtgaaggacatgcactacgaggcgCGTGTCCAGGCCGTCGTTGTGTACTGCGCCGAGTTCGAGAAAAGGAGTGTCAAGAAACCAGCCGCAAGGGACATCTTCCTCACGCGAGACCAGTACTTAAGGGTAAATAAATGCCATCTCTACTCATTTATCTTGTATTTGATATTACAATATGTCATGCACTTCATTATTTTTAGGTGCCTCCGAACTGGTGCGCAAGCAAGGCCGAGTGCTGGTCTATGATGGTGGACAAGTGGATCAGCGAGGATTGGGCCCGCCAGCACGTCTTATGCCGGGAGCGCCGCTTGATGATGCCGGGTCCGGCACATCATCAAGGGAGCCTTAGCCTCGGCGAGTACAAGAATACTTGGGTAAGTTCACTAATTTTTTCATTCTTTCTAAagctatatttttaattcttactaatcatcttgttgacTTCTTGGCAGTCGGAGTCTCATCCAGGCCAGTCTTGCAACGACTTCACGGCGTACGCCATGTCTCACATGGGCAGGGCGACGTCGGATGTGGCCTACAACCCGGCGGCTCCACCAGAGGCCTACACAAACCCAAGCATCCACGCGCGCATCAATGTGTACACGGAGGTGGGAAGGGCGCTCCACGGGGAGACTTGGGATCCGACCACCGCGCCACTCTccggagaagccatcatgagggcgggacaagggaagaagTACGGGCGGTACTTGATCGCCAACAGCTTGGTCGACACGGCGAGTACGCCTAGTCTCTCGCAGCTTAGGGCAAGTACCACCGACTCGACCCCgcccatacgcccacggcctgagacttcagtggccagTGTGCACCAGAGATAGGTTAGTTTAGATTTAGTTGCCGTTCTATGATTAAAATGAAACTTTGCTTCGTATTGTAACATGGAGGTTTAAATCTTGTAGGCCGAGATGGAGGCAAAgtttgaggaggagaggaggtgccgaatggagatcgaggccaaggtggagcaggagcggaagctgAGGGAGGAGCAGTCGGTTATGTTGCACAGCATGGTCACCTGGATGCAAGGACTTGGCGCGTCGATGAACTAtgcgacgccgcctcctcccttcgccttaccagctcagccttaCTTTCCTGCATGACCTTCTGACACTCCCGTGAGTATGCTTTGTTTGTAGATATTAATTATTATATCTTTATTATTCTTACTCAATTTATGTGTTTCTATTTGCAGAATCAGTCGTGGAATGCATCGAACGAACCTCCTCCGGACCAAAACTCGCCGGCGGCCCCATGGCAATCTTGGCCACCCCCCTCCACCTAACCGTGAGTGATTTGTAGTACCCTACTGGACTTGTGATGTGATGGACTTGTAGTACCCTTGTGGACTTGTAATGTGATGTGATGGACTTGTATTCGGACTCTATCTATGTGATGGACTTTCAGACTCGTTTTATGTGATGTGATGGACATTATCTTGTGTTatttcactactagaaaacaggccaaaggtcctgtccaaaggtaccagctgctgttgcaaccggtactaatgccacgcatcagtaccggctgcaaaagcagctggtacctttggccagcggcgatcaaaggtaaggtgtttggtaccgggttaaagcatcacccggtaccaaaacttcaatataggaaccggttagtgccaccaaccggtaccaaaagcacatggaggaataggtaccggttggtggaaccaaccggtgcctaaagggtggacaatggtaccggattttgccatggcccggtgctgccacgtgcccacaacaaaggcaccggttagtaacatcaaccggtgcctatgccttttgtttggcaccggttgttgagcaccaaccggtgcctttgagccacgcctataaataccccaacccctcccccctccaagctgccgtgaactcactgttcatggcagctgagtgaggggaggggaggcgattttttttcttcaaaaaaggttagttatttttctccataacttagcaattggtttttagaagcagttatcatttaatttatttgataagtaaatagtatctatttattatagttataagcattatcaattatatatttgaattcaaatttaatatCGTATGAATGTattatttgtacactacaatgatgtatataaatgtattgtggacctagatgagtcgg contains:
- the LOC120710542 gene encoding uncharacterized protein LOC120710542, whose product is MMVDKWISEDWARQHVLCRERRLMMPGPAHHQGSLSLGEYKNTWSESHPGQSCNDFTAYAMSHMGRATSDVAYNPAAPPEAYTNPSIHARINVYTEVGRALHGETWDPTTAPLSGEAIMRAGQGKKYGRYLIANSLVDTASTPSLSQLRASTTDSTPPIRPRPETSVASVHQR